In Gemmatimonadaceae bacterium, the sequence CGGTGGTGAAGATCGATGACGGGCAGCTGTCGCAGGTCATCGTGAATCTGGCCACGAACGCGCGTGATGCCATGCGCGGGCGTGGCACGCTCGTCGTGGCCACGCGGAATCCCGCATGGGTGGCCGGTGGCACCGTGGACGCCTTGACGGATCTCGAGCTGACGGTGCGCGATACCGGCGCCGGCATGAGCCCGTCGATCATGGCGCGCATCTTCGAGCCGTACTTCACCACGAATGCGGAACGGAGTGGCTTTGGTCTCGGGCTCGCGACCGTCTACGCCATCGTGAATAGCAATGGTGGAACGATCGGCGTGACCTCGCAGCTCGACCACGGCACGGTCTTCACGATTCACTTGCCGGCCGCGGCCGAGCCGCCGTCTCCCACCACCGTGGAACGCCCGAACATTGCGCGCGCCATCACGCGTGTCGAAACCCTGCTCGTCGTTGACGACGATCTGGGCGTTCGCGTCTACGTGGCGCGCGGGTTGCGACGCGCCGGCTACACGGTGCTCGAGGCCTCTGGCGTGGACGATGCCCTGCATCTGGTGCGCGCACACGAGGGACCGCTGCATGCGGTGATCTCGGACATCACGCTCGCGGACGGCGACGGCCATGATCTGGTGGCGCAGTTGCGCACCCTCCGCACCCCGCTCCCGGCGGTACTGATGAGTGGCTACCTGACGCCGGAGGAGACCGCAACGGTGCAGGACTCGGTGCTGCTGATGGCGAAGCCATTCGGATCGGCCGAGCTCCTGGCGGCATTGGAGCGGATCTGGGAGTCGGCTGTGGCAGGCTGAGCGACCGAACGGCGGTCGGATCGCGGAGGTGAGGAATCCCTCCTTCCTGATGCCTGAGGGGTTCCTGACCTCCGCCGTCCGAGGCAGTTTCGACCATGCTTCCATTCCTCACTGCCGCTCTTCTCGCCGCCGCGCCTCCCGCCCTGCCGCGCGCCGGTCTCGAGGACTACCGCGTCCCCGCCGGCACGCGCGTCGGCGATACGCTGCGCGTCGCCTTCAACATCCAGGAAGTCGGCTGGCGCCCCGAAGGCGCCACCGGCGCCGATCTGCCGGCGTACGCCTTCGTGGAGGTGGGCAAACCGGCACGCGTGCCGGGACCCTTGCTGCGCGCACCGTCGGGGACCGTGGTGCGCGTGACGCTGCGCAACACGCTCGGCGTGTCACTGATGGTCTTTGGGCTGCAGGATCATGCCGCCGGGAAAGGGACGGATTCGGTGGCGCTCGCGCCCAATGCGACGCGCACGGTCAGCTTCACCGTCACCGCCGCCGGATCGTACTACTACTATGCGCGCGTCCGGCCCGCGGTGCAGCATCCCACCGCACCGGTGCCCGACGAATGGGCGAGTGGCGAGAAGCAGGAAGGGCCGCTCGTGGGCGCGCTTATCGTCGATGCGCGCGGGAGCACACCGCCGCGCGGCGAGCGGATCCTGCTCATTACGCGATGGCTGGATGACGACGATCCGCGTGTGCACCACGATCCGTCGTTCAAGATGATGGTGAACGGCGCCAGCTGGCCGAACACCGAGCGCTTGCGTTACACGGTGGGCGACACGGTGCGTTGGCGCGTCATCAATGCCACCGCGGCGCAGCACCCGATGCATCTGCACGGCTTCTACTACATGGTGACGGCGCGCGGTGATGGCATGCTCGACACGCTGTACGCGCCCGGACAGGCACGTCGCGTTGTG encodes:
- a CDS encoding PAS domain-containing protein translates to MPPRKPDDGLPAELSQSLASILAALPTQLAVLRPDGRYLYVTPSAIGDPEVRQWIVGKTDAEYGHRRGLPVDVAVRRLNAVRRVARTGEPCSFDESFTARSGETRHYRRMLLPSFASDGEVEYVLGFGTDITEQRHAELAQEQSQRMESVGRLAAGLSHDFNNLLTVIGSICDNLRETLPAGDAQTDVRTMRDAVDRAAQLTRQLLTFSRQTPTARRFVCVHELLRGMTPMLQRLLGEQIRIDLQLDATRTVVKIDDGQLSQVIVNLATNARDAMRGRGTLVVATRNPAWVAGGTVDALTDLELTVRDTGAGMSPSIMARIFEPYFTTNAERSGFGLGLATVYAIVNSNGGTIGVTSQLDHGTVFTIHLPAAAEPPSPTTVERPNIARAITRVETLLVVDDDLGVRVYVARGLRRAGYTVLEASGVDDALHLVRAHEGPLHAVISDITLADGDGHDLVAQLRTLRTPLPAVLMSGYLTPEETATVQDSVLLMAKPFGSAELLAALERIWESAVAG